In the Acomys russatus chromosome 13, mAcoRus1.1, whole genome shotgun sequence genome, one interval contains:
- the Rassf4 gene encoding ras association domain-containing protein 4, with translation MKEDCPSSSHVPISDSKSILKSELLSLLKTYNCYHEGRSFQLRHHEEEGALIIEGLLNIAWGLRRPIRLQMQDDRERVHLSSASWMPERPGYLQKEASPQDSKVPTEEKPRAQPANKAEVSRGSSGPLEEEEEVPQLMRTKSDASCTIQRRPKSRAPGEAQKIRRHRFSINGHFYNHKTSVFTPAYGSVTNVRVNSTMTTQQVLTLLLNKFRVEDGPSEFALYVVHESGEQTKLKDCEYPLISRILHGPCEKIVKIFLMEADLSEEVPHDVAQYIKFEMPVLDSFVEKLKEEEEREIVKLTTKFQALRLTMLQRLEQLVEAK, from the exons ATGAAGGAAGATTGCCCATCTAGTTCTCACGTGCCTATCAGTGACAGCAAGTCCATTCTGAA GTCAGAACTCTTAAGCCTGCTCAAAACTTACAACTGCTACCATGAGGGCCGGAGCTTCCAGCTAAGACACCATGAG GAAGAAGGGGCTCTGATCATTGAAGGACTCCTCAACATCGCCTGGGGACTCAGACGACCCATCCGGCTCCAGATGCAGGATGATCGGGAGCGAGTGCACCTGTCATCTGCCTCGTGGATGCCTGAGCGGCCTGGCTACCTCCA aaagGAAGCTTCACCCCAGGACAGCAAGGTCCCTACGGAGGAGAAGCCCCGTGCTCAGCCTGCAAACAAGGCCGAGGTTTCCAGAGGTAGCTCAG gacccctggaggaggaggaggaggttccccaGCTTATGCGGACCAAGAGTGATGCCAGCTGTACAATCCAGAGGAGACCCAAGTCCCGGGCACCCGGTGAAGCCCAGAAGATTCGACGGCACCGCTTCTCCATCAATGGGCACTTTTATAACCACAAG ACCTCTGTGTTCACTCCTGCCTATGGGTCTGTGACCAACGTCCGGGTTAACAGCACCATGACCACCCAGCAGGTGCTTACCCTGCTGCTGAACAAGTTCCGG GTAGAAGACGGCCCCAGTGAGTTCGCACTCTACGTTGTTCATGAGTCTGGGG AGCAGACAAAGTTAAAAGATTGTGAGTACCCTCTGATATCCAGAATCCTGCACGGGCCTTGTGAGAAAATTGTCAAGATCTTCTTGATGGAAGCCGACTTGAGCGAGGAAGTGCCCCATGAC GTCGCCCAGTACATTAAGTTTGAAATGCCCGTGCTGGACAGCTTtgttgaaaaattaaaagaagaggaggaaagagaaatagtCAAACTGACTACGAA GTTCCAAGCCTTGCGCCTGACAATGCTACAGCGTCTGGAACAGCTGGTGGAGGCCAAGTGA
- the Depp1 gene encoding protein DEPP1, which yields MRSRLLLPVPHLPTIRETTEELSHGAPGQDPPTSPGLDDYVRSICQLAQPTSVLDKVTVWNRPNRPSRPAWTREKRPQAEFLRDSSACFGSPQPTLPSPGTDNPLDWLFGKSQEQQTDRGELPNGTRPSDPRGAHRQMDKCKDMGRLCEARVPQCSLGGESGHRHQTSNLKSWTRRKPCQALAVVSVSSSRPSRVLSTLCLHLPVIHEL from the coding sequence ATGAGGTCCCGGCTTCTGCTGCCCGTGCCCCACTTGCCCACGATCCGGGAAACTACAGAAGAGTTATCTCATGGGGCACCTGGCCAGGACCCCCCAACCTCTCCTGGCCTGGATGACTATGTTAGGTCGATTTGTCAGCTGGCACAGCCCACCTCAGTGCTGGACAAAGTCACAGTCTGGAACCGACCCAACAGACCCTCCCGGCCGGCCTGGACTAGAGAGAAGAGACCCCAGGCCGAGTTTCTAAGAGACAGCTCTGCTTGCTTCGGCAGCCCGCAGCCCAcactgccctctcctggcacTGACAACCCTCTAGACTGGCTCTTCGGGAAGTCCCAGGAACAGCAGACAGATAGAGGAGAACTACCCAATGGGACGCGCCCTTCTGATCCCAGGGGTGCGCACAGACAGATGGACAAGTGTAAGGATATGGGGAGGCTCTGTGAGGCCAGGGTACCTCAGTGCTCTCTGGGAGGAGAATCAGGACACAGGCATCAGACCTCCAACCTGAAAAGCTGGACTCGTAGAAAGCCCTGCCAGGCCTTAGCCGTGGTCTCTGTCTCCAGCTCCCGCCCCAGCCGCGTCCTCAGCACTCTCTGTTTGCACCTCCCAGTCATCCATGAACTCTAA